The DNA sequence AATCCTAGCAGTGTGACGACAGATGAACTTAGAACTGGGGTTCGtatattatacccatgtgaagaacTGAATCCGAGTCTTCAACGAACAAAATGGCAATTATAGCCTCGAATAGCTGCAACACTGAGatgcgactcactcactcactcactcaaactctcTCACTCCGCATTCTTCAACGTCAGTTTCAGCCTTAACTTGAAAGGAAACGTTGCTATACAACAAATAATGTTCAAATTGGTACCAAACTAGCCTTAACAAGTTTCTTTAAAAATCTTCATAATATGTATTATTCATAATGAATACTGACATAATCTGGGGACACTAACGGGGTGCCGATACTGTTTCCTTTGAGTATAAAAATCTACTACAATGACAGTGCGTCTCTTCACCATACGACCGTCTGGTTTAAGTTCGAATGCCATATACGCCCTTACGTGTACAATTCGGTTAAACGGTCACTTCTACTACCTTCTCTACTTTCGCTGTGTCCACAGTAACTAACCGACATGGAACAGCATGATTCCAGTGAAAACGATTAGTCGGAAACAATATATTGTAACCTGAAGAAAAGTACTGCAAAATGCAgtattttacgtgcgcttcttATAATTTAACACGATTGCAAATACTGGTTGGGTGGAGCTATAAATATGAAGTCATACGGACAGTAGTACATTTGACGCTGGGAGCAAAAAAGCAAGCAATAGTAACTCTCTTTTTACACCTTATAGTAAGTCTTCCGTACTCCTTTGCGTTCTCCTTCTCCCGCGTGCCTTGAATTTATATTTGGAAGGGAAATGATATGGAGTTTGCTTATCTTAGTTTTTCCGGCCTATGTTGAAATTCATGGCAGATGGGATAAGGGCTCCTGGAAGAATACAGAAAAAAGCGTTTCTTTACTGCGTCAAGTGCgtgtttgtctttattaattaaCTTCACTGGTGTAAGGTCAAATGACCAGGAAGTCTACCTTTTTTCTTAACTGACCTGTTACATTTCACCCAACGGTTTCGTCTTACGCAGACACCGCGAATAAGcacagaccaattctaacccggatctccattAGTGTTTAAATAAGTTACAAACAGCATTACGTCATCAAATGTCCAGATACCACCGGTCACAATTCACGTATAGCCTGTGTAATTCCAGTTGTTATCGCTACAGGGAAGTAACCTGCGACAATAGAGTATATGTTATCAACTGTATTATCACATCTATTTATAAACACAACCAATCAGAGTTCCGCTGATCTTTGTGCAGGGTTTACCAACAAGGAACCTGACACATGCAATACTCGGACGTTATATAAAACGGCTGAATAAAACTAAGGTAGCTGGTCAGTAAAATAgaactttcatatttacatcaaAGGAGAAATAAACTTTGATTTTTAGGCATTCATTCTCTAGCTGCATAAACCTAAAGATTCGGATTTACATCTACACTTAAGCATACTATACCATTCCCATTTTTACCTAAAGCGTAAAAAAATAAATCTtcagtgaataaatatataGCACGTCATACTTGTGCATTTGGATGTTTCTCTGGGCCCACGATATCTTCGACTTCATCTATATGCCCTAGTATGCCGTTCTAGATTCATCATTTACCCTCTTATCTTGCACTGATTTGTTCTAATGAGTTTTAGAGAAAGTAGTACCGACAGGGGTTCAATACGGAATCTGGGGTTCAATACGGAATTTGACCACGTCATCTGTATTACAATCCTAAGTTTACATGGGTATATCATGTACGATCATATTCATATATACAACCACTGCAGAATAAGCCTTAAAACAAACTCAAATATAAGTCGGCAAATGATAATCAAATTAACATTTACATAGACATCAACCGGGGAATAAACTACGCTTTAAAATAATCATACATTAAAATCTCTGAACCACACAAAGTAACCTTacataaattatgtatattcgAAGCATAAATAGATGTGTGTAAATTGTCAGTTTAGGTCAAGAGCAGAATGTGTTTCATAACCTGGTCTCTCCAATCCATCTCTTTCACGAGGCAGTTAATGGCAGACCTCGAGCTTATCCTGGAAAATTTTGTCTCACTTTTCGAGTTTTTTTCATGTGTGACTCATCTCAAACCTGAGTACATGTACCATTACGCCGCCTTTGTATTCCATCCATTCCATTCCACTGCAGGGGACTCCAACAATGggtttcatgcattgtacccatgtggggaatcgaacccgggttttcggcgtgacgagcgaacgctttaaccacttggctacccctcACTTTGAACAGTGTTCGAGGGCGCAAAACCTTTAAACGTAGCTCGTGAGGAAACCCCGTTATGATGCAGATTATAGCACGCTTTACAGACGTATAGTGGAATAAAGTACGTGTGACAGTTCACAAATACTTCCATAATGGCGGAATAACAAGACGCATACATGCATATAACAGTTTATTCGCAGTGTACACAAGATCAAAGGTTCGTTAACAATCAGATCCATGGCTAATCAAAACTTTCATGTACCGGACGTATTTATTACAGTTGATAGACTTTTACCTCCACTCCAAAGTTCCAAATTTTAATACAAACACGAACATATTTACACGGGAAATATATAACTTTGTTGTCGCTGTTTGAAACTGAACGCCCAGATGAACAAAGGGACACAAAACACTGCATCAACGAATAGATTTAAATCTATCCATGTCATCTAAGCAGTAGAGATAAAATCCTGGTGTGTCTGATGATTTCGGGACATCCATAAGTTTAAAGCATTCAAAGTGTGAATATCAGGATAGTTTGTAAAGCATTCAACATATTATAACTTGAAAACaacgaaaatattttaattcaaataAACTTTAGTTGACGATGTCATACAAATATACGGAACATTTCTTTTCAGGCTAGCTATGGTTTTAACGGCACAGGGCAATGGCATAATCTGATTATGGCCTGCAGTGTCTCGTACATAGCTATAGGGGATTAATGCACATGAAAGTGGAACGTGATTTTAAGCAGGTTAAAACTCCTAGTTTGGGAAGACACTGCCTTGAGTACACGTGAACAGTGAACAAAACACTTCATGCGTCAAGTAATATATACTTTTCTTCTTGACTGACTTTAATTTCGCGTCGACAATCCTATCAATGCTTGTGTTTGCGTCAACAAACATGAAATTGTAATATAAATAGCACACATGTCATAAACGACATTAACTTTCGATGATAAAGACTGTTAAAGTCTAAATGGTCAACGGTAAAAATATCATGAatcttatatatattattacacaAAACTTGAGACAGCTACAGCTGAGAACAATGCTGATTTCAGATACGAATATTTTCATCCTAAGGATATATACTTTGACGACTTGCTGTCTCACAGTGACCATTTTTGTCGTCAAAAGCTGTAAGGATGTATGAGTTCAAGATGTTGCCCCACAGCCAGTGAAACATCGTAAAACTATTGTCACCAGTGTGTGCTATCTGGCACAGGAAACTGCACATCGTCGGAGGGAGATGTCACATGTATTCAAACCTGTGGTCGTCTGGTAACACCTCCCCCTCCCTCCCCCTCtatgaaacaaggaaatatttacatGCGCTATCATATTCATTTTCCCGAGAAATACCATTTGTATTTTTGACTGCTCTTGTTTCATCTGAAACTGAATTACAGTAAAACATATCTACGGGTCAAACTTAAATTCCATGAAATGTCCAGTCCCGATGCTGGTTGATATGATCGGGTGATCATATGGGCTTTCCGTGACAAATGGATGAAAAAACGATAATGCGTTTCATTCAGTCATGTATCCTTCCATCCATCGATCTATGCATCCATCCATGACTTCCTTCGTTCGCTCGTTCATTCATTCTGACATTTGTATAATCAAGCCCCgttttctcgaaacaaacttaagtctgagttttgacttaagtctgagtttttactcaaatttgagaaaacgcatttcacagaatgaactgaaatgggCATAAAACTCTAACTATAGGAGGCAGATTGGGTTTGGTGGCTAGATTATTAAGTTGTTTGGGCTTTTATATTTCAAAAATGCaggtgagttaaaaattcagctgtttcaaattgtgaaactcagtttgagatttgagtaaaaacttaagtttgtttcgacaCCAGCTACTGTGTAATCATTTTACTAAGAGCATCCATTCAAAAGCCCTGCAAATCAAAATTGCTAAATATCTACTTAATTTGCATAATTTCCAAACTGCCAACAAACGGGAATTTTCAACCTTTCATCTTTGGTTTCCAGACTatcaaacccgtgaagatccgggttagaattaatcttcagtaacccatgtttgtcgaaagatggggtggggtggtcagacttgattcacacatgtcttgttatttcaaatacgtagatcgatactctttggtcactggattgtctggcccatactcgattatttacagaccgccgccatgtagacggaatattgctgagtgcgatctAAAACTacccttactcactcaccctgactCTCAGCTGAAAACATACTTAAAAGGCATCATCACCGGACGTTCTGATGTCATTATTAAGCTATCCAAAGTACGAATACGAAGCCTCGTCAGAACAATTGATCGCAGTATGACTTAAATGAATTATGATGTCATAGCTGTGACCTTCAGTTATAGATTGTGAGATTCTTGGGCACATGCAGTCTTAAACGATGATCTCAAAGGACAAGTaacatatacaatgtatcaACACAGGCGTTTGAAATGTAAACTATTGAGCAGCCACTGTCCTGTTTGATTTCCATACTAAAGGAAATACCCGAATCTTCTGGAAGCATTCTGAAACTTCATCACTGGTCAGTGTCACAGTCATTGGATCATACGACGTCCTTCAGTTGAAGGTATAATGTCTTTTGTGTCTTATCGGAAACTGACCAAGGTGACGTGTCACATGTGATTTCCTGTCAGTTACGCCACAATCCAGCAACCTGACAGTGATTCGTATCTTAGGAGCCCTTGGCAAGGAATGGTCATTTAACAGAATGTCACACTTGGAATCATCCAGTCTCCTGTCAAAGAGATTCCGACAGGAGAAACACTTAGCGTTAGGTACCCATTTAACTTATAACATGCCCGGACCCGATGTTCTTGTGGTGGATATGCAGTAGCAATTGTATGTCTCAGTGCTTGAGCCGACAGAAGAAGGAACATCTCTGGATCTATTCACCCTCACTCAATTTCCTCGATTCTCTGCAGGCACCATCATTCATAGAATCCAGTCCATTCCAATGAGCTTCACCTTGTCCCCTCGCCTGACCCTGGTACGGTGGGAACAACACTGCCGGGGGAGGATTCCCGCACTGGTTGCTTAGCTTGATGATCACATTCTTCATCTTTGCAGTGATCCCAGGCACTATGTGGAGAGGAAGAGACCATGTCGTTTCTCCTTCAGCATTCTGGTAAAAGAGGCATCCGTACGAGACAGGGTCGTTACTCTTATGCAGAGTCCACCCTAGAGGAAGCTGGGAGTCACAAAGAGGcacgccacactcacacaggtcTGTTTCGTGTAAACCATCTCGGAGTTCGTCCACCCTGTTTTTGTCCTCATCTCGCGGGGACGAGTAGTACGTATCTGGGTTGGATTCAGACGTAGGGGGAGGAGGACAAGGGGGACGACTCTGACTTCCGGTCTTGGGTGGTTCCGGTAAAGGACGAGTTGCATTGCTTGCCGATCGTCTCCTAGACAGAGCTCGAGAGATAGTTGATTGTTGACTTGTATCCACGCATCTGCCTCCCAATCCTCCGAAGTCGAACTGTGGAGTCAGTTTTCCAGCATCGGGTGTCTTAGGAATACTGTTATCAGAGTATCTTCTTGCGGTGATGGGCATGCCGGTTTGGAGAGGTAAATATGCCTCATTGGATTCAGCTCCGTGGATGATTGGGTGAAGGAGTCTGACGTTGTCTATCTGTTCCAGGTTCCGAATTCGCTGACTGCTGTAGTTTTTGCACAGGTCTTGGAAGCTATTGAATTTGAGCTGCTCCACGATGTAGTACTTCAGTGTTGGGATCCGTTCAATCACAACGTTAACATGCCGGACAGAGCTTGCATCGATGCTGAAGAAGAGAAAGACATTGTTATGAATGAGTAAGAGtggtttgaaataaatattcttTTCACTGAGGCCATTTGCAAACCTACATCTATTGCCATTAAATGATTtagtgtgtgaatcccattcctggtgtcccccgtcgtgatattgttggaatattgctaaaagaggcataaaactatactcactcactcagtcatttgaAATGTAAACGCAAATATTGCCCTCTGTGGATAGTTATCAAAAATCAAACTGACCTATGTAAAAGATACTCTGTAGCAATATGCCACAGCAAATATttgctactgcaacatacatgTACGACATATTTTACAGAGGAACTATTAACTGTCGCCAGAAACATTTTGAGGGAAGACCTGACGTATGCAGCTATGTTACAGTGAcagagtgggtttagttttgcgccggaGGACACGATAAGTGGACTGACGCATTATACCcgtgtggggaaccgaacccgggcgttcggcgtgacgaacgaacactttaaccacaaggctaccacacTACTAATCCAGCTCTGTAAAAGTCCCTTTGTAAAACACTAATGCAGTTATTGTAGAATAAGTGTATGAAACATCTGAGATGCATTATTAGCCTATAGCAGAGACACGTTAAATCAGTGATATCTGGCACACTGCAACAATAACAGTTTGATGTATGGTAACAGAAACTGTACATCTCCAACCGACCTGACTGTGAGAGACAagtagttatctccctttgagcTGAGCCGTAACAGGTAGTAACCGGGACCCTGTGCATGTTCCTCGACATATCTCTGCGcctgaaatattgtaaaactaATTTCAAAACACAAGTATTACGGTTTTGTCCCGATCTTGTTCTGATTTCgtatttttatttgaaaagcATCCGAACGTTTCACAACATGTGTCGATGTTATCAGTCCAAGTAAAATtaggctcagtattattcgcTACACTGTTGTACTATCTGGGTCCCACTGTGCCACTGGAACGATTAGTACTAAGCCGAATTCTACTTAGACTGTTCATGTTATAAGCCCCGCTGGGACTATTCGCCAACAAAATGTGATCTATTCCGTGTTTTTATAAAAGACAACCCAAATATTTGTGAATTATTTTTATCATCTCCCATTTGAGTGTCAGTTATAAACTGTACAGAGACCTGCCATGATGACTAATTTGCTCAGTGTTATCAATATGTATATTTCTGCGTTACTGAGTTACTACGAGGCAATGCTGAACTGACTATTCGCataaatcaaaacatatttaaagttcttcaaacatatatttgtcaatcaaaACAATTCTTTAATTATTGCAATTGTTCAACTGTTTCCCGCCTTGTCTGTCTATGTTCCCAGTCATTTTCTCATGCAAAAAAATATGTCGAATGAAGCCTCTTAATAATTGtatacattccagcaatgtgacgacagtctggaccagacagtccagtgattgacatttttatataatatgtatttttgACGTACGTTTCTTACACGAACGGAATTAATAATCTACTTACAATTTTGCTGTCACCAAAATTTGCATAGAAGTATGGTAATGCTTTGATTTCATCGGGAATGTTCTGAACTCTGGCAGCTCGTAGATGGTTCTCCGGCAATCCCAGCTCCCGAGCCATGTTGAGGCTCTGATAGAGTGCTCCGGACTGGCGGTTGGTGCTGGTAATAAACAGAGACATGTCTCTTAATGAACGTAATTTATCATTAACATACTCCCGGCTACGTGCTGTTCTCGTTATGATTTTCTGTGTGTACGTTGTTCTCTTTCAGAAGATAAAAACcaatatacaaacaaacacattataAGTAATTTGTAATAACCTAAGCATGCATACTTGTTTTTCGAAATACCGAAAAACAATTCTCCACGTACTGCCATTATTTTgtcgtaaattttattttgactACATTTTATATAAGCTTAAAATACTGAGAAAATGATCGGAATTAGAGATATATCGGGTGTTCACCGCAAAGTCAATCGGTTTTTGACAAGTATTGTTTCAGCGGTAGAGAAACTAAATCTATTTTAAAATTCACAGTTAACCTAAGGTAACATCAACAAGTATACAAAATGTCTAAGAGATTGCTTGCAAATCATGCGAGTATTGTCAAATTCAAAACAGCATGTccaaaaataaaatgacagaTCGGACACCCTTAAGGAGAAAGTTTACCGTGGAGTGACAGACAAATTGATCGCGCAGACGTTCAAGGACAGGATGATTATGTCATGTGAGGAGATATCGGTGGAAGAAATACGTAAATGCATTTCCTCTTGAAAGACACGTACGGCTTCGTTTAGTTGTGGAGGAAGATGCAGGCCACATTGAACATAGACTGAAATAGGTGAATTTCCCCTTGATATTACATTTTTGACACTCCGTTTTGAATTCGACAATGCTTGCAAAATTAGCATCCAGTCTCTTAGATATTTTGTAGACTCGTTGATGAAGCCCTATGGTTACactgtgaaacgtttgaataaATTCGGTGTATCTATCGATGAGAAAATACGTGTCAAAGACCGGTTCACTTTTTGTGGGGACACCCGAAATACCGACGTAGAGAAAAAAACTTCGAAATTTGTACTATAAAAATAAATTACGGTACCAAAGAGTCATTATTAAGTTTTCACTCTTCAGTCTAACCGTAACGAATGTAACATGACTAACACAAGCAGTGTACGTGGACACAATCAGTTCTCTGAGTGTTCGGGCTGTTCCCATCGTGCATATGAACTTGATATCACTCGTTCAAAACTTACAAATGTAAGAaagacagaaagaaagaaagaaagaaaaaaatcttTTGACAACGCTGACATTTATCAAACATGTTCAGATGACTGCAAATCATTGGAACACTTCTGATAAATTCCAAATCATGAATTcctatacaatgacatgtgtcagccatgtcagcgagtctgaccacccgatcccgttagtgttCTCTTATGAGAGGCATTTAGTTCGCTTGCTTCTAAATTCAAACTGTTCTAGATAAATTGTGGAAATAAAAAGGCATGTCTGTCTAATGAATGCAGGAAGAGAGTAGCAGAAAATTACATCGTTATAACatatgggagtgagtgagttaagttttaatgTTGACCATTTTCAGCAattatccagcaatatcacggtcgGGCACAttgaaattggtttcacacattgtaacaatgTGGGGAATGGAGTTCGAATCTATGGAATAATCTGAACTTATGCTGTACAGAGATGAACGAAGAAGGCTTTTATTCTGTATCACGTGACACTTCTACCCGCTAACTATCTGCCCAGCTTACAAAAGCAGTTTTTAGACAATTAAGCagttaaaacaataaaacaattattAGTACCTTCGACTTGGTGCATTCCTAACCATCAGCATTCTCCTGGTCCTGGTGAAAAAGTAattcttctttttttcttcaGTGTATTCTAATAACGGGCGTCGTGTACTGCCAATAAATATTCGTTCTTTTGTAAGTACTTGTCAACAGATCGTAGTGTTCCCCATGTACCGGAGTCGCCTTGTTCGAGACGGCCCAGTTCCCGACTGCTGGATCCTCTGTTGTATGCGATGATATGATACGTCCCTTGGCTGTTGTGAGTTAACGTACGGTTGTGAGTGAACGTGCTGTTGTGAAACAGCCCCTTTACATGGAAATA is a window from the Haliotis asinina isolate JCU_RB_2024 chromosome 9, JCU_Hal_asi_v2, whole genome shotgun sequence genome containing:
- the LOC137295845 gene encoding uncharacterized protein, producing MLMVRNAPSRSTNRQSGALYQSLNMARELGLPENHLRAARVQNIPDEIKALPYFYANFGDSKIAQRYVEEHAQGPGYYLLRLSSKGDNYLSLTVSIDASSVRHVNVVIERIPTLKYYIVEQLKFNSFQDLCKNYSSQRIRNLEQIDNVRLLHPIIHGAESNEAYLPLQTGMPITARRYSDNSIPKTPDAGKLTPQFDFGGLGGRCVDTSQQSTISRALSRRRSASNATRPLPEPPKTGSQSRPPCPPPPTSESNPDTYYSSPRDEDKNRVDELRDGLHETDLCECGVPLCDSQLPLGWTLHKSNDPVSYGCLFYQNAEGETTWSLPLHIVPGITAKMKNVIIKLSNQCGNPPPAVLFPPYQGQARGQGEAHWNGLDSMNDGACRESRKLSEGE